One window of the Perca flavescens isolate YP-PL-M2 chromosome 5, PFLA_1.0, whole genome shotgun sequence genome contains the following:
- the cldn26 gene encoding putative claudin-24 translates to MVFLTTKMMQRTALFVTFGGLVTSLITTFLPLWKTMNSDLNEVENWFSGLWHTCLYTEEVGVQCKAYESIMGLPMDLQISRVLMSVSIATGGLALLAAFPGLEGVEMCVGQSVLKRRLLILGGVLSWVSGLTTLAPVSLVAYTTVVDFWDEGFPDVMPRWEYGEAMFSGWFGGLALVIGGTLFFVAVCMGDYDQRPPSVPNSPQTKHRTKQYLKTEVL, encoded by the coding sequence ATGGTTTTTCTAACAACTAAAATGATGCAAAGGACTGCACTTTTTGTGACGTTTGGGGGTTTGGTCACATCTCTGATCACCACCTTCCTTCCACTGTGGAAGACAATGAACTCTGACCTGAACGAGGTGGAGAACTGGTTCTCTGGACTGTGGCACACCTGCCTCTACACCGAGGAGGTGGGAGTTCAGTGTAAGGCCTACGAGTCCATCATGGGGCTGCCTATGGACCTGCAGATCTCCAGGGTGCTCATGTCAGTGTCTATTGCCACTGGAGGGTTAGCTCTGCTGGCTGCCTTCCCAGGACTGGAGGGGGTTGAGATGTGTGTGGGACAGTCTGTCCTGAAGAGACGGCTCCTCATCCTCGGCGGGGTGCTGTCCTGGGTGTCGGGGCTCACTACCCTGGCTCCCGTCTCTCTTGTGGCCTACACAACTGTGGTGGACTTCTGGGACGAGGGTTTTCCCGATGTGATGCCACGCTGGGAGTATGGAGAGGCAATGTTCTCTGGATGGTTTGGAGGTTTGGCTCTGGTCATCGGAGGGACTCTCTTCTTTGTAGCTGTGTGCATGGGGGACTACGACCAGAGGCCACCAAGTGTGCCAAACAGCCCGCAGACGAAGCACAGGACAAAGCAGTACCTGAAGACAGAGGTTTTATAG